The Bacillota bacterium genomic interval CATCGGATCGGATAGCTGGGGCTTCCCCGACCTGATCAAGCTGGGCGGGGCCGACATGGAAGGGCTCATGTACACGACGCACTACGCGCCGGACATCGCCACCCCGGCCGCTCAAGCATTCATCAAGCGCTACGAGGCCCGGTACGGCAGCGTTCCGGACGACGTGGCGGCGCTGACGTACGACTCGTTCCAGTTGCTGTTCATGGCCCTGCAGAAGGCCGGCAAGGTTGACCGGCAGGCGGTGCGGGATGCGCTGGCCTCCATTGAGCGCTACGACGGGGTCACCGGTACCATGCAGTTCCGCGGCACCGGCGACCCGATCAAGAGCGCCGTGGTGATCCAGATCAAGGACGGCCAGTTCAAGTACTTCGCCACGGCGACCCCGTAGGGCGACCGCAAGCTTGACGCAGGGCGGGCTTTGAGGAGAGGGCAGGGGCCGCAGGCGAGTGAGTGGGCGGCGGACCGACTGACGGTCGGTCAGCGGCCAGGCATCGGTCCCCTGCCCTCGCCCCCTGGGGCCGCAGCGAGCAGCGCAGCACTCAACGGTAGGTGGGGCCGGGTTCGTTGATTTCATACTTGCTGCAGCAGGCCATCAACGCGCTTCAACTGGGTTCGGTCTACGCCCTCATCGCCCTGGGCTACTCCATGGTTTACGGGGTGTTGCGGCTCATCAACTTCGCCCATGGCGACATCTTCATGGTAGGGGCGTTTCTTGGCTTCTTCGCAGCGGCGGTGATGAAGTGGCCCTTCGTGGTCACGCTTTTGTTCAGCATGGTGGCCACCGCCGCGCTGGGCGTCACCATCGAACGCGTGGCGTACCGCCCCCTGCGGGCGGCGCCTCGGGTGTCGGCCGTCATCACGGCGCTGGGGGTAGGGCTTTTCCTGGAACACTTCACGCTGGCCACCGTTGGCGCGCAGCCCAGGCAGATCCCCCGCATGATCCCGCTGCGCTTCTACCCGCTTCCGGGTGACATCGGGTTTTCATCCACCCAGGCCGTGATTTTCGGGATTGCCATCGTGCTGATGCTGGCGCTCGACCTCTTCGTCAACCACACGCTGACCGGGACTGCGATGCGCGCCATCTCGTGGGACATGCGCCACCTGCCCTTGATGGGCGTGCCGGTCAACCGCATCATCGCGCTGACGTTCGCGATCGGATCCGGCCTGGCGGCCGCCGGCGGGATCCTGGTCGGGCTGGCCTACCCCATCATTGACCCCTACATGGGCATCCTGGTCGGCTGGAAAGCGTTCGTAGCAGCCGTGGTGGGCGGCATCGGGAGCGTCCGCGGGGCGATGATCGGCGGGTACATCCTGGCCGCCACCGAGGTGTTCGTCGCGGCGTTCCTGCCGTCGACCTACCGGGACTTCGTCGCGTTCTCGCTGCTCTTGCTGTTGCTGGTATTCAGGCCAACGGGGCTGTTGGGGCGAGCATGGGCACAGAAGGTTTGAACACGATACGGCGGCTCGGTCCGTGGGTGGCGGCGGCAGTGCTGCTCGCCTTCTTGCAGTTCGTCCTGCCGCTGTTACCGGTCAACGCCTACCACGTCCAGGTGTTGATGTACGTCGGGATCAACATCATGCTGACGGCCAGCCTCAATCTGGTCAACGGGTACATGGGCGAGTTCTCCGTCGGCCACGCGGGCTTTATGGCCGTGGGCGCTTACGTCTCCGCCGTGGTGATGCTGTGGTGGGTGCCCAGGAGCCTGTGGGGCGCACTTTTCCCCGTGGCGCTTCTGGCAGGGGGCGTGGGGGCCTCCCTGGTCGGGCTCCTCGTGGCCGTCCCGTCGTTTCGCACCCGGGGCGACTACCTCGCCATCGTCACGCTGGCGCTCAACATGATCGTGAAGAGCGCGATCGAGAACATCGAGGCGGTGGGTGGCCCGCGCGGGCTTCCCGGCATCGGGAGGCTGACCACCCCTGCGTGGGTGTACTTCTGGGTGCTGGCGACGCTTGGCGTGCTGCGCCACTTCATCTACTCCCGCTTCGGGCGGGGCGTGGCGGCCATACGGGAGGACGAGGTGGCGGCCGAGATCCTCGGGATCAACACGCGCCAGGTGAAGATGCAGGCGTTCCTGCTGGCTGCGTTTTTCGCAGGGGTCGCCGGAGGGCTTTACGCCCACCTGATCCAGTTCATCAACCCGAGAAGCTTCGACATCATCAAGTCGACGGAAATCCTCGTGATGGTCTACCTGGGCGGCGTGGCCAGCCTGGCCGGGAGCGTGGTGGGCGCGGCGACGTACACCGTGCTGCTGGAGGCCCTGCGCTTCCTGGGGCTGTGGCGTTGGGTGCTGGCGCCGCTGTTGCTGGTGCTCCTCATGATCCTGAGGCCCAGGGGGATTTTGGGCTACCGGGAGTTCCGACCGTTCATCCCCGCCCGCGAGCGAGCCATCCAGGCACGGGCGTTGGTTGCGCATGCCGGCGCCGGCGGGCGTGGCGCCCCGGTGGCAAGCCCGGCGAGCGCGGCGGGAGCGCCTTCGCAGGGCAGCCAATCGGCTGAGGTGGAGGGTTAGCCTACGGTCGACAAGCGGACACTTCTCGAAATCGAAGGCCTCGGCATCCAGTTCGGAGGCCTGAGGGCGGTCAACAACTTCGCGCTGAGGATGCAGGCCTCGGAGCTGGTGGGGTTGATCGGCCCGAACGGGGCCGGCAAGACCACGGTCTTCAACCTGGTCACCGGCGTCTACCGGCCCACCACGGGCCAGATCCGCTTCGACGGGCGGTCGCTCGTGGGCATGCTGCCGAGCCAGATAGCCCGGCTGGGCATTGCGCGGACTTTTCAGAACATCCGCCTCTTCAAGGGGCTCTCAGTGCTGGACAACGTGAGAGCCGCGCTTTACTCCCGGGCCGGGTACAGCCTGGCCGGGGCGATCGTCAACTCGCCGGGTGCAGGCCGGGAAGAAGAGGCCATCTTCCAGCGCTCCATGGAGGTGCTGGAGCTTTTCGGGCTCGCCCGGGTCGCCACCGAGCCGGCCGGCAGCCTCCCGTACGGGGACCAGCGGCGGCTGGAGATGGCGCGGGCCCTCGCGGTCGGCCCCCGGCTGCTGCTGCTGGACGAGCCCGCCGCCGGCATGAACCCCAGGGAGGCCGACCGCCTCATGGAGCTCATCCGCTGGGTGCACCAGCACTTCAACGTGGCCATTCTGCTCATCGAGCACCAGATGCGGGTAGTCATGCGGCTTTGCCCGCGCATCCTCGTCCTGGACTTCGGCGAGATCATCGCCGAGGGGCCGCCCGAGGCCGTGCGCCAGAATCCCCGCGTGCTCGAAGCCTACCTGGGCAAAGAGGCGGGGGTGGCGTGACAGCCGTGGCACCTGCGCCGTTCCTCGAGGTCGAAAACCTCTCGGTGCGCTACGGGAGCATCGAGGCGTTGCGGGGCGTCTCGCTGACCGTCCGGGAAGGGGAAGTGGTGGCCCTCATCGGGGCCAACGGGGCCGGCAAGACCACCACCCTGCGCGCCGTTTCGGGGCTGGTGCGGCCGTACGCAGGCACCATCCGCTTCGCCGGCCAGCACCTCACGCGCATCGAGCCGGACCGCATCACGGCCA includes:
- a CDS encoding branched-chain amino acid ABC transporter permease, whose amino-acid sequence is MSYLLQQAINALQLGSVYALIALGYSMVYGVLRLINFAHGDIFMVGAFLGFFAAAVMKWPFVVTLLFSMVATAALGVTIERVAYRPLRAAPRVSAVITALGVGLFLEHFTLATVGAQPRQIPRMIPLRFYPLPGDIGFSSTQAVIFGIAIVLMLALDLFVNHTLTGTAMRAISWDMRHLPLMGVPVNRIIALTFAIGSGLAAAGGILVGLAYPIIDPYMGILVGWKAFVAAVVGGIGSVRGAMIGGYILAATEVFVAAFLPSTYRDFVAFSLLLLLLVFRPTGLLGRAWAQKV
- a CDS encoding branched-chain amino acid ABC transporter permease produces the protein MGTEGLNTIRRLGPWVAAAVLLAFLQFVLPLLPVNAYHVQVLMYVGINIMLTASLNLVNGYMGEFSVGHAGFMAVGAYVSAVVMLWWVPRSLWGALFPVALLAGGVGASLVGLLVAVPSFRTRGDYLAIVTLALNMIVKSAIENIEAVGGPRGLPGIGRLTTPAWVYFWVLATLGVLRHFIYSRFGRGVAAIREDEVAAEILGINTRQVKMQAFLLAAFFAGVAGGLYAHLIQFINPRSFDIIKSTEILVMVYLGGVASLAGSVVGAATYTVLLEALRFLGLWRWVLAPLLLVLLMILRPRGILGYREFRPFIPARERAIQARALVAHAGAGGRGAPVASPASAAGAPSQGSQSAEVEG
- a CDS encoding ABC transporter ATP-binding protein translates to MEGLGIQFGGLRAVNNFALRMQASELVGLIGPNGAGKTTVFNLVTGVYRPTTGQIRFDGRSLVGMLPSQIARLGIARTFQNIRLFKGLSVLDNVRAALYSRAGYSLAGAIVNSPGAGREEEAIFQRSMEVLELFGLARVATEPAGSLPYGDQRRLEMARALAVGPRLLLLDEPAAGMNPREADRLMELIRWVHQHFNVAILLIEHQMRVVMRLCPRILVLDFGEIIAEGPPEAVRQNPRVLEAYLGKEAGVA